From Saimiri boliviensis isolate mSaiBol1 chromosome 20, mSaiBol1.pri, whole genome shotgun sequence:
CCCAGATCCTCCCCAGCCCACCTCGAAGAGCCCCGTTCTCAGAGCCTGGAAGGCCACACTGAAGGTGAGCGCACTGCCCTTCCGGGAAAAGCCGAGGTTGTTGAGGGGCGTGTGGCAGACGATGGAGTCCAGGGCGGCCTGCATGGCCCGGCGCTCCTCCTCACACAGCTGCTTTCCTGGGGGCAGAAACAGGGACCAGCAAACACTACAGCGTTCCTCATTCCCACAGGGCCTTCGCCAGCACAGTCTCATCTGATCCTCAAAGCCACTCTGTAGAGTAAACTGAGCAAACGTTATCTTTTGTGCATATTGTAGATAACAATGGCTAATACTTACTGTGTGAAGGGTCTGTCCTAAGCACATCATGTATATTAACTCAGTATCTGCCTGACAGTCCCATGAGATATGAGTCGCTCTATTTTAGAGGTGAGGactctgaggcccagagaggttaagtaacttactcaaggtcacacaactagtaaagGAGAGAAGTAGAGCTCACAACAGTGAGTAAAGCTCTAGTGTCCATGCCCTGAAAGTCACTCTGCCCCACTGCCTCTCTAAACTCTCCATTTGGGACACTGCAGAGACCACCCGGGTACAGGGTGGAAGCTGCCTGCCACGAGTCGCCTCCTGTGGTAGGACTGGCACCAAGTGTGGCTCTTTTCATTGCCTGCCTcctaggcttttttcttttccctcccctccctggggACCAGATCCCCGCCTGGCAGCTGACCTACCAGCCTGTGCGTGCTCCGGGGTCCACACGAGCCTCACAGCAAGGAAGTCTTGGAGATTATTGAGCAGCGTATAGGTGACAGTGAAACGCTCGTAGGTCTGAACAGGGGACTCACAAGAAGCGGTCATCACGAAACACGGGCGATCTAGGCGGACACTGGGCAggctaggagtggtgagagagggctgcTGGCTGTGTGTGTCAGGCCACAAAGGTGAATGGCATGGTTCCTCCAGGATCCACACTTACCGGTAGTGTGTATAGATGCTCTGAGTGAACGGCAGCTTCGGGGTGGACCACTGAACCACAGCAATCAGGGGAACTTCCAGGCCCTTCGGGAGGGACAAAGGGGGTTGGCGCGGGCATTAAAGTACCCCTCCCATCTTGAGTCAGCCAGCTGGTCTTTCCCTCCCACTGCTTTATCCCTTTTCCTTGAAGACACTAGCCCCTTATACTCACCTCCTTGGCCCCTGGAGGGGGCTGCTCACCCCCTCTCAGCTGAAACAGGAAGTTGTGTTCCTCCAGGGCATTTAGTGGGCAGGGGAAGCAGCCAGAGGTGCCGGGTAGTCGGCAGAAGGAGCCCATAGAGACTTCCCCAGACTGGTGACTAGCTCAGAAAAGAGGACAGGGCATGGTCTCCCCATGGCAGAGCTTGGCCCCTGATGCCATCCCCACCACTTCACAGCCTCACGCCTCCCAGGACCTCACCAGACATTGTCGACCAGCAGCACAGAGCCATCGGGCATGACAGGTAGATAACTGGCATTGAAGTTGGGGAGGATTCGGATATCCCAGATGGAGATTTCCTCCTGGGAGGAACTGTTCAGCACTGTTGGAGAGGACCAGCTCGGTTCAGAATAGCTAGACCCTCAGGCCCCACCTTTACCCAGAAAAAACCAGACCTAC
This genomic window contains:
- the TRAPPC14 gene encoding trafficking protein particle complex subunit 14 isoform X2 — its product is MPDGSVLLVDNVCHQSGEVSMGSFCRLPGTSGCFPCPLNALEEHNFLFQLRGGEQPPPGAKEGLEVPLIAVVQWSTPKLPFTQSIYTHYRLPSVRLDRPCFVMTASCESPVQTYERFTVTYTLLNNLQDFLAVRLVWTPEHAQAGKQLCEEERRAMQAALDSIVCHTPLNNLGFSRKGSALTFSVAFQALRTGLFELSQHMKLKLQFTASVSHPPPEARPLSRKSSPSSPAVRDLVERHQASLGRSQSFSHQQPSRSHLMRSGSVMERRAITPPVASPVGRPLYLPPDKAVLSLDKIAKRECKVLVVEPVK